A single window of Larimichthys crocea isolate SSNF chromosome XII, L_crocea_2.0, whole genome shotgun sequence DNA harbors:
- the rerg gene encoding ras-related and estrogen-regulated growth inhibitor produces the protein MAKSPEVKLAVFGRAGVGKSALVVRFLTRRFIWEYDPTLESTYRHQANIDDEVVTMEILDTAGQEDIQQKEGHMRWGDGFVIVYDITDRGSFEEVAPLRSLLEEVKKPKNVPLVLVGNKSDLDHIRQVGTEEGERLAAEMACAFYECSACANEGGAVAEAFHELCREVRRRKAMQGKARRRSSTTHVKQAINKMLTKISS, from the exons CTTTGGTGGTGAGATTTCTGACCAGACGCTTCATCTGGGAGTACGACCCAACACTCG AGTCAACATATCGTCATCAAGCCAACATTGACGATGAGGTTGTCACCATGGAGATTTTGGACACTGCAGGACAG GAGGACATCCAGCAGAAGGAGGGTCACATGCGTTGGGGTGACGGATTCGTCATTGTGTACGACATCACAGATCGGGGAAGCTTTGAGGAGGTGGCGCCTCTCCGAAGTCTCCTCGAGGAAGTAAAGAAGCCGAAAAACGTGCCCCTGGTCCTTGTTGGTAACAAGTCTGATCTGGACCACATCCGGCAGGTCGGCACAGAGGAAGGCGAGCGTCTTGCAGCTGAAATGGCGTGCGCCTTCTACGAATGTTCGGCATGCGCCAATGAGGGTGGCGCTGTGGCTGAGGCTTTCCACGAGCTGTGCCGTGAGGTGAGACGCCGTAAGGCCATGCAGGGCAAGGCCAGACGCCGCAGTTCCACTACACACGTCAAACAGGCCATCAACAAGATGCTGACCAAGATCAGCAGCTAG